AAAAGCGAGAAATCTTCTCCTTGAAGGAAAAGAAAACCCAGGTCATTCTGGATGACGGACAACATATCTGGCACTATATTCCATCGGAAGCTTTTGTCATTCGTAAAAATTCCCCTGTTTTCGAGGATGTGGTGAAAGATCTCAAGGAAAAGGAGCAGCTCATCGAACAGAACTACAAGATTTACATAGAGAGGCAAGGACAAATCATTAACAGAAATAGTATCGGTATTTTCTTCGAACCCAAGGATACCAATCGGCCGGCTCGTAAGGTATGGGTGGATAGAGAATATGGAATCCCCCTAAGGACTGAGATTTACGACCTGAATGGAAATCTCATTCTGTTATCGACTTTCTCGGAAATTAAATTTGGATCTGTTCTTGGAAATGACATTTTCTCTCTCAAAATTCCCGAAGGGACTCCTGTTAAGACCTTTGTAGAAGCCAGATATGCCAATCTGGCTGAAGCAGAAAAACATATCGATTTTAAGTTGCACCCCTTAGGTTATGTTCCTGAAGGGTTTACCCTCACCGGGATCACCCATATTAAAGTGGATAAAGGAGAGCGGGTCCATTTACTTTATTCCGACGGATTGAGCTCTCTATCCATTTTCCAGGACAAGTCTGTACTATCTTTTTCCGGTACCCCTCTCCCTACCAGAGAAGTGAACATTAATGACAAAAAAGGAGTATTATATGACCAAGGACTACTAAAGATCTTAAATTGGAAATTACAGGACACCTATGTTACTTTAATAGGAGAAATCTCAGAAGATGAGTTATTAAAAGTGGCTCGATCAGTTTTGCCTTAAAAGCTGTCTACTACCCGTCGTCCGTTGTTCAGGGGGTATAAGTTCCTAAGAGGGGCAACGGACAACAGTTAATAGACAAGGAAGTTATGAATAAGGAAAATTTAAAACAAATTTGGTTAATCGGTCTTTTATGCTTCGTGGTCAGTGTAACGACGGCTATTCTGACTGTTAATAGTCTCCCCTTGCTAAGTATCGCTCAGGAATCAAAATCCGACAAACCGGCCACATCGCCGGCTGCAGATAAACCCACCCCGGATGCAGGAACAAAATCTATGGCCGGAGTCCTGGTTCCCCATGACTTTGTAGGGATTGCCAATAAGGTTAAACCTACCGTGGTTAATATTAGTACCAGCCATACCCTGAAACGGAAAGAATTCCGAGGATTCCGGGGTTCAGAAGAATTTAAAGATTTCTTCGGTGAGGATTTCTTTAACCGATTTTTTGGGGGGAACCCTCCCAAGCAGTTCAAACAGAGAAGTTTAGGTTCCGGTTTTATTATTGACAAGCAGGGCTATATCGTCTCCAATCATCACGTGGTTAAAGATGCCGATGAAATCAAGGTTAAGCTGGCAGATGATTCGGAGTATACGGCTAAAGTCGTCGGGAAAGATCCGAAAACGGACATTGTGCTTCTTAAAATCGATACTAAAAAAGATCTTCCGGTCTTAGAGTTTGGGGATTCCGATGCCATTCAAGTGGGTGAATGGGTCATAGCCGTGGGAAATCCCTTTGGATTGAATTATACCGTTACTGCCGGGATTATCAGTGCAAAGGGACGTGTTATTGGTGCAGGCCCCTACGATGACTTTCTCCAGACCGATGCCTCCATTAACCCTGGTAACAGTGGAGGTCCCCTTGTCAATATGGAAGGGAAAATTATCGGGATCAATACCGCCATTATGGCCAGTGGGCAGGGGATTGGATTTGCCATTCCTATTAATGAGGCCAAGCATATCATTGAGGATCTAAAAACCAAGGGTAAAGTAACCCGAGGATGGCTCGGACTTATGATCCAAGAGGTCACTCCCGAGTTAGCAGAATCCTTTAATCTGGCCGAACATAAGGGAGCTCTGGTGGCTAATGTGGTTCCCGATAGCCCGGCAGATAAAGCAGGGATTAAGCGCGGGGATGTGGTGATTGAATTTGACGGCAAAAAGATTAACGAATACAGTGACTTGCCTAAACTGGCAGCCCGGGCCGAGCCCGGTCGGAGTGTCGAGGTAAAGGTTAATCGGGATGGGAAAGAACAAACCTTCAAAGTAAATATTGGAGAGTTCCCCGAAGAAGTTGCAGAAGCTGCTACAAGCCAGGAAGGTAATACCATTGAAGAAGAAAAGCTCGGTATGGCCGTACAGGAATTGACTCCGGAATTGGCCGAAGGACTCAACCTACCCAAAGACGAAAAGGGAGTTCTGGTTTCCGAGGTTGAGGAAGGGGGACCTGCCGCAGAGGCCGGAATCCGAAGGGGTGATATTATCAAGGAAATTAATCGGATTGAAGTTAAAGACCTTAAAGGGTATCAAGAAGCCCTTAAATCCTCCAAAGATAACATGATCCTCTTGCTGGTAAAACGGGGAGAAAACAGCATTTATCGGGTTATCAAACTCGATGAAGGCCTGAAAGAAGGAACCAAAGAGGAGAAGAAGTAAAAATAGGGGAGAATGGGAGAATAAAGACCCGTTCTCCCCTTCCTTCTTTCCCTCTGTTGAACTTAATCCCATTTTCTTTCATCTAAAATTTTTTTTCCTCCCTCAGGAAGGGTCCCTCCAGGTACCAACTCAATCGTAGCCCTCAATTTCATGACCTCCCGTACGGTTTGTTCCAATTGACTCTTTAAAGTGTCCGATTCCAGTATGCCAGGTTTAAGCTCTACCCGAAGTTTCAGTTCATCTTGATGATGGACACGCGTAATGACTACCTGTCCCCTGGCGATATCCGGGTGTTTGGCTAAGATTTCATCCACCTGACCGGGTCTAATGAACATCCCTCTCACCTTGGTCGTTTCACTGGCGCGCCCTACCAATTTAACCAGGCGATGGGAGGTCCTCCCACAGGGACAGGGCTCATCGGTAAAATAAGAGAGATCTCCGGTTCCAAATCGGATCAGGGGGTAGGTTTTATTGAAGTTGGTTACCACCACTTCGCCAACCTCTCCAGGCCCTAGCTGATTCCCGGCTTCCAGATCTACGATTTCTACCACCAGTTCCTCAGGTACGTGCATACCGGATTTTTCCCGACATTCATATCCGATGGTTCCCACATCTGCAGTCAGATATCCCTGTCGAACCAGAAGATGATAGCCTTCTTCCAGCTCCGTCCGCAGAGATTCCGGAAGCATTTCGGCGGCAACAAAAGCAACTTCCAGCGTAAGATCCTTTCGGGGTTGATAACCTAATTCTTCTGCTTTTCTGAGAAGGGTCATCAGAAAACTGGGGGTGCCGGTGTAACCGGTAACCTTCAGATCGTATAAAATTTTAACCTGAAGTTCTGTATTTCCTACTCCGGTCGGAATAACCGTACACCCCATTGCCACCAAAGCCTCATCTAAAATAAGTCCGGCAGGCGTTAAATGATAAGCAAATGTGTTTTGAACCAGATCTCCTTTCCGAAACCCGGCTGCATACAAGGCCTTTTCACACCTCCAATACCTCTCTTCAGGCCCTTGAGGATCATAGATAGGTCCTGGAGAAACATAAATCCGTTTGAGTTGATGAGACGGAACGGTTGTAAATCCCCCAAAAGGAGGATTTTCCCTTTGAAGTTGGGGAAGCTGATCTTTCTTTGTAATTGGGACCTTCTCCAGGTCTTTTACCGTCTGGATATGCTGCGGAGTCAGACGAGCTGCTTCAAATCTGGCCCTGATAGCCGGTGCATGGGTGTAGGCATAACCCATAATTTCTCGAAGCTTCTGAACCACATAAGCTTCTCGCTCTTTGGGGGGAAGAGTTTCTAAAGCCGGGTCATAGAAACCTGTAGTTCGATCGGATTTTAACATATTTTTTCTTTTCCCATCTTTGAAACCAGTTTTCAAAGAAAAAATGATTTCTTCGATTTAATTAAGATTAAAAAATATACCTGATTCCCATTTTCGAGTCGTTCCCACGGCGTTTTTCCATGATTACAAAATAAAACGGTTTCAGCCTGTAGATAGGTGTATCCAAATCTCTGTTTGAAGTCAAGGTTTTTCACAAAGGCTTCCACAGGCGTGGTAAGAGATGGAGTCTTTCCATAATCCCATAAAGGGGGGTACAAAATTCTTAAACAAAATTCTAGACTCTTATAGGTAAAGGATGTATAATATAAGGGGTTTTGCACAAAGCTGCTCTGTTTCTTGTCCTGCGTCGGGTGTCTTAAAATAACCTGGGTGTTTAAATTCAAAAATCTTCTAATTTAAATAAAACTCAATAGCTACTCACATATCGTAGTAACGATAAGGAGAAACATAAGGAGAAACATAAGGAGATTATTATGACCTTGGTGATAGTCTTAGCCATTAGTATCCTTGGATTAGGTTTTGCCTGGTATCTGGCCCGGTTTGTTTTAGCTCAGGGTACTGGCAAGTATGAAATGCAAGAAATATCTAATGCTATACGTGAAGGGGCAGAAGCTTTCTTGAAGAGGCAGTATAAAACCATTGCAATTCTCAGTGGGGCTTTAGGCCTGCTGATCCTTCTGCTCTATGGATTCTTGAAAGAGGACTGGAACCTGGCGGTTAAAACGACCTTTGCCTTTTTTTTAGGAGCCGGGTGTTCCGCCCTGGCCGGGTATATTGGGATGTATGTTTCAGTGCGTGCCAATATCCGTACGGCCAATGCGGCGTTGACCAGTTTAAATAATGCGCTTATTATTGCCTTGAGAGGTGGAGCGGTTTCTGGAATTACGGTCGTTGCCATGAGTCTTCTGGGAGTCGGGGGGCTTTTCCTTCTCTATGGCGGTTTATCGGATCCTCAAAAGGTTCCTTTTTTAATAGTGGGTTACGGATTTGGGGCCAGTTTTGTCGCCTTATTTGCTCAATTGGGAGGAGGTATTTACACCAAGGCTGCGGATGTTGGAGCAGATTTGGTTGGAAAGGTAGAGGTCGGAATTCCTGAGGATGATCCGAGAAATCCGGCTGTTATTGCAGATCTGGTCGGGGATAACGTGGGAGATTGTGCCGGTCGTGGCGCCGATCTTTTTGAATCCACGGCGGCAGAGAACATCGGTGCCATGATTTTGGGAGTTGCTTTATTCCCCCACTTTGGAATCAAGGGAATTTTATTTCCCCTCCTGGCCCGGGCTTTTGGACTCATAGCCAGTATGGCAGGCGTCATGGTGGTTAAAACCGATGAACAGGGAGATCCTATGAAAGCCCTCAATAAGGGCTATTACGTAACGGCTGTTCTGGCTACCATCGGTTTTTATATTGCAACCGCAACTATGCTCAAGAACAATCTCTGGTTCTTTCTAGCAGGTTTTATAGGAATTTTGACCAGTATTGCCTTTGTTTATATTACCCAATATTACACCGAATACAAATATCGCCCCGTTAAAGAAATCGCCCAGGCTTCTCAAACCGGACCGGCTACAAATATTATTACCGGACTGTCGGTTGCTCTAGAATGTACGGCACTTCCGGTGGTTGTGATTTCTGCCGCCATCCTCTTTTCCTATTACTGTGGACAAAAAGGAATGGAAGGGGGTGGACTGTACGGAACGGCGGTGGCTACCATGGGTATGCTGGCCACATGCGCCTATATCTTGGCCATGGACACCTTTGGGCCTATTACCGATAACGCGGGCGGCATTATCGAAATGTCCCAACAACCCGATGAAGTCCGCAGAAAAACCGACCGATTGGATGCCGTTGGGAATACCACCAAGGCCCTTACCAAAGGATATGCCATTGGAAGCGCAGCCCTCGCCGCTTTTTTGCTTTTTTCCGCCTATCTGGACGAGGTTGCCCATATTACCGGTAAACCTTTCCATTCGGTAGATATCGCTAAAGTGGAAGTGTTTATTGGAGGGCTTTTGGGAGCCATGCTGGTATTCCTGTTCAGTGGACTCGCTATCCGGGCTGTGGGAAAAGCGGCTTACTACGTTATCAACGATGTGCGGGCCCAGTTTAAAGAGAATCCAGAAATTCTGAAAGGAAAAGCTAAGCCGAATTATGCCCGGTGTGTGGATATCGTGACACTGGGAGCTTTAAAAGAAATGGTATTACCCGGTGTTCTGGCCGTAGGAATGCCGGTTGTGGTGGGTCTCCTTTTCCGAATGGTGGGTTTAGGAGCCGAGGCCGTTGCGGCGCTTCTAATGATCGGAACCATTGCTGGTATCCTTGCTGCCACCATCATGAACAACGGAGGGGGAGCCTGGGATAATGCCAAAAAGTACATTGAAACAGGGGTATATGGGGGTAAAAAATCCGATGCTCATAAAGCTGCTGTGGTCGGTGATACGGTCGGAGACCCCCTTAAAGATACAGCCGGTCCTTCTCTCCATGTGCTGATTAAGTTGCTCAGCACCATAACGCTGGTACTGGCTCCCTTGTTTGTTTGATCGTTGTTCGTTGTCCGTTGCTACTAACCGACAGCCAACAACGGACAACGAATAACAGACAAAATTATGTCCACAAATCCTTTTAGAAAAGCCACAGAAGTCTTAGCTAAGTTGGGTATCACCCTCTCCGACGAGGGTTTTATAAAAAGGCTCCACGAACTTCGATCCCAAAAAAATCAACTCTCTTCTTACCTGGCCAGGGCAGAACGTTATAAGAGTAAAGTCTCTCCCATTACCTACGAAAAGGTTAAGAATGATTATCAGAAAAGATTGCAAGAAATCGCCGCCGAACATGAGGAAAAAGAGAAAAAGTTAAAGGATGAAATGGACCTGATGCTCCGGAAACGGGATGAACTGGTAGAGATTGTCAAGCCGGTGGCTTTTGAATATGAGGAACTTAAATTTCGTTGCATGGTGGGAGAATATACAAAAGCCGCTTTTCTTTCCCTGGCTTCGGATAAGATTAATTTCCTGAAAGATCAAAAGGAAAAATTGCAGGCCCTTTCGGATAAGTTAGCTTTTTATCGACTCATTCTAAACCTTCAGCAAGAAGTTACAGAGCCTATGGAAACTCTGCCCCTTGAACTGGAAGACTTTGAAATACCCCCTGAAGAAGCTAAAGAATCCTCCTTTCAACCGGCTGAAGAGGAAGCCGGGATTGCCCCAAAAGCAGTCTCGCCAACTTCATCGGAACCTCTCGAAGAGGAATTCGAGTTCAACTTTAGTGCCACCCAAACCCTGTCTTCCGAAAATGACTTTTCTGACACCGAACTGACCGAAGCGGAAGAAGATATCGATTTAGAACAAATGGTTGAATCGGAACAGGCCTTTGTAATCCTTAAGGAAGAAGGTCAGGAAGATAAACCTTTTATGATTTTACCAGAAGAATCCCTGACCATTGGACGGGCCAAAGATAATACCTTGAGAATAGATCAGGATTCAATCTCCCGATACCATGCCAAAATAAGCTTCGAAAACGGACAGGTTATTATTCGGGACCTGGGAAGTGCGAACGGAACGTTTGTTAACGGAAAGAAAATTAAGGAATACGCTTTATCGGAT
This Candidatus Limnocylindrales bacterium DNA region includes the following protein-coding sequences:
- a CDS encoding DegQ family serine endoprotease, with translation MNKENLKQIWLIGLLCFVVSVTTAILTVNSLPLLSIAQESKSDKPATSPAADKPTPDAGTKSMAGVLVPHDFVGIANKVKPTVVNISTSHTLKRKEFRGFRGSEEFKDFFGEDFFNRFFGGNPPKQFKQRSLGSGFIIDKQGYIVSNHHVVKDADEIKVKLADDSEYTAKVVGKDPKTDIVLLKIDTKKDLPVLEFGDSDAIQVGEWVIAVGNPFGLNYTVTAGIISAKGRVIGAGPYDDFLQTDASINPGNSGGPLVNMEGKIIGINTAIMASGQGIGFAIPINEAKHIIEDLKTKGKVTRGWLGLMIQEVTPELAESFNLAEHKGALVANVVPDSPADKAGIKRGDVVIEFDGKKINEYSDLPKLAARAEPGRSVEVKVNRDGKEQTFKVNIGEFPEEVAEAATSQEGNTIEEEKLGMAVQELTPELAEGLNLPKDEKGVLVSEVEEGGPAAEAGIRRGDIIKEINRIEVKDLKGYQEALKSSKDNMILLLVKRGENSIYRVIKLDEGLKEGTKEEKK
- a CDS encoding sodium-translocating pyrophosphatase — its product is MTLVIVLAISILGLGFAWYLARFVLAQGTGKYEMQEISNAIREGAEAFLKRQYKTIAILSGALGLLILLLYGFLKEDWNLAVKTTFAFFLGAGCSALAGYIGMYVSVRANIRTANAALTSLNNALIIALRGGAVSGITVVAMSLLGVGGLFLLYGGLSDPQKVPFLIVGYGFGASFVALFAQLGGGIYTKAADVGADLVGKVEVGIPEDDPRNPAVIADLVGDNVGDCAGRGADLFESTAAENIGAMILGVALFPHFGIKGILFPLLARAFGLIASMAGVMVVKTDEQGDPMKALNKGYYVTAVLATIGFYIATATMLKNNLWFFLAGFIGILTSIAFVYITQYYTEYKYRPVKEIAQASQTGPATNIITGLSVALECTALPVVVISAAILFSYYCGQKGMEGGGLYGTAVATMGMLATCAYILAMDTFGPITDNAGGIIEMSQQPDEVRRKTDRLDAVGNTTKALTKGYAIGSAALAAFLLFSAYLDEVAHITGKPFHSVDIAKVEVFIGGLLGAMLVFLFSGLAIRAVGKAAYYVINDVRAQFKENPEILKGKAKPNYARCVDIVTLGALKEMVLPGVLAVGMPVVVGLLFRMVGLGAEAVAALLMIGTIAGILAATIMNNGGGAWDNAKKYIETGVYGGKKSDAHKAAVVGDTVGDPLKDTAGPSLHVLIKLLSTITLVLAPLFV
- a CDS encoding AMP-binding protein; the protein is MLKSDRTTGFYDPALETLPPKEREAYVVQKLREIMGYAYTHAPAIRARFEAARLTPQHIQTVKDLEKVPITKKDQLPQLQRENPPFGGFTTVPSHQLKRIYVSPGPIYDPQGPEERYWRCEKALYAAGFRKGDLVQNTFAYHLTPAGLILDEALVAMGCTVIPTGVGNTELQVKILYDLKVTGYTGTPSFLMTLLRKAEELGYQPRKDLTLEVAFVAAEMLPESLRTELEEGYHLLVRQGYLTADVGTIGYECREKSGMHVPEELVVEIVDLEAGNQLGPGEVGEVVVTNFNKTYPLIRFGTGDLSYFTDEPCPCGRTSHRLVKLVGRASETTKVRGMFIRPGQVDEILAKHPDIARGQVVITRVHHQDELKLRVELKPGILESDTLKSQLEQTVREVMKLRATIELVPGGTLPEGGKKILDERKWD
- a CDS encoding sigma-E factor regulatory protein RseB domain-containing protein, with protein sequence MKWKWDLTILNAFFFLISWLITLFIADKVWAEEREELDSIIQTLGESRTKDISYMGVKIVVNYSSCQPDVKSIQVIHGPANKEKREIFSLKEKKTQVILDDGQHIWHYIPSEAFVIRKNSPVFEDVVKDLKEKEQLIEQNYKIYIERQGQIINRNSIGIFFEPKDTNRPARKVWVDREYGIPLRTEIYDLNGNLILLSTFSEIKFGSVLGNDIFSLKIPEGTPVKTFVEARYANLAEAEKHIDFKLHPLGYVPEGFTLTGITHIKVDKGERVHLLYSDGLSSLSIFQDKSVLSFSGTPLPTREVNINDKKGVLYDQGLLKILNWKLQDTYVTLIGEISEDELLKVARSVLP
- a CDS encoding FHA domain-containing protein, coding for MSTNPFRKATEVLAKLGITLSDEGFIKRLHELRSQKNQLSSYLARAERYKSKVSPITYEKVKNDYQKRLQEIAAEHEEKEKKLKDEMDLMLRKRDELVEIVKPVAFEYEELKFRCMVGEYTKAAFLSLASDKINFLKDQKEKLQALSDKLAFYRLILNLQQEVTEPMETLPLELEDFEIPPEEAKESSFQPAEEEAGIAPKAVSPTSSEPLEEEFEFNFSATQTLSSENDFSDTELTEAEEDIDLEQMVESEQAFVILKEEGQEDKPFMILPEESLTIGRAKDNTLRIDQDSISRYHAKISFENGQVIIRDLGSANGTFVNGKKIKEYALSDNDVISVGEKVKLIFKKL